The sequence below is a genomic window from Stigmatopora nigra isolate UIUO_SnigA chromosome 4, RoL_Snig_1.1, whole genome shotgun sequence.
CCCGCCTCGGCTGTCCTGGTGGTTAAAACGACACCTGATCCCAGGTCTGATTGACTGCTACCTGGCGTCCAATGGGATCAGAGAGGCCATGGGGATGGCCAATAACATCTACAAGACACTGGGAGCCAACGCGCAGACGCTGACCATTCTGGCCACCGTTTGCCTGGAGGACCCAGTGACGCAGGAAAAAGCTAAAACGTTGCTGGACAAAGCGTTGGCTCAAAGGCCCGACTACACCAAGGCAGTGGTCAAAAAGGCGGAGCTACTGAGTAAGTATGAAGGCACGGTGACCTCATAACTCGAGGATGTCGGATTATTGTCTAGTTTGTGACGAGTGTCCAATTTGGCAAAAGGTCGTGAGCAGAAACACGAGGAAGGAATCGCGCTGCTTCGGAACGCCCTGGCCAATCAGAGTGACTGCATGCTGCACAGGATGCTGGGAGATTTCCTGGTGGCTGTCAACGACTATCAAGAGGCTATGGATCAGTACAGCATTGCGCTCAGGTGAGCAATTTGGCGGGTTTTGGTTTGAAggtgcattttaaaaatgctgtcGTGTCTCTTTCATATTCTCCCACCAGTCTGGACCCCAACGACCAGAAGTCTTTAGAAGGCATGCAGAAGATGGAGAAAGAAGAGAGTCCCACGGACGCCACCGTGGAGCTGGACGGCGACGACATGGAAGGCAGTGGCGAAGACGGAGACCTGGAGGGCAGTGATAGCGAGGCCGCTCAGTGGGCTGACCAGGAGCAGTGGTTCGGAATGCAGTAGGCGGGGCCAGGAGGAGGCGGGGTCTTTTTAAGGACCGCCCTGGTCACGCTTGTTCAGAGGGATCCAATCCCTATCGCCTCAAGCCTAAACTGACCTCAGCAGTGGCAATTTTTCGTCCATTCTTTGTTTTGACCTGAAAAAGTTACAACCTATTAGTGTTTAATTGTCAGCGGGAAGTTCGCCATGGAAATTGGCTTTATGGCAGACTGAGGGAAGAGTACAGGGTGACAGAAAAGCAAAAACCTTTTAGCAATAAAACTCAGAATGATGAAAGACTACTATTTTATTCCTAATGAGTGAAAGTTAAAACAGGCCATTTAAGAGAATaatgaaaatgtcatgtttttgtttcttcaaAATCTCCAATCTTTTTTAAGGGTCACCCTGTTTTTTCAATTGGTGATTTACTAAATCAACTCATTGGTGTCCAAttcaaatgattggacgtctaatcaCTAACTCATTGGAATTGACAGCAAAACGTTGTTGGTTTGACTATCTTTGTTTTGATGTTGTCTAGAAAAAAGAGCCTGTTTTCTATCGCATTGCTAAATGTTCAAACtgtttatattgtattttgtaaatattttttaaaggtatcATTAAACTTGAAATGCTTGTGGATGCAGTCTAAATTCTGTCAGGCTCACAGACACTGGTAGTAGAGCACTTAGTAAATGTCCTTTTATTCACCTGAATTCAACGTCCATGTGACATAACGAACAACCCGACAAACTAGGCACGGAACAGAACGTCACTACATCCGCTCTAAATTCCTACGTGATCATCCCATCAAAGCATttccttaggaaaaaaaaacaaatcaactcCTTGTAGCTTATGGAACACTTGATCAGGTGACTAACCTTGAAGCGCTTTCTTGACATTGTCTATGACACAAATCAGCAGCCGTAGCAAACATGCACCGAATGAATGAACGGATGAATGTACACGAGAGAAATAACATCTTCGGGTAGAAGGAGCTATGATTGAGTACTTGGATTTATGGCCGTTTTGTCAAAACAAGTCTTGTCTTCACTTTTTCCATCATGCAGCTCTTCGACTGGAAGTGTGCTGCCGCAAACGCacgacaaaaagaaaaaaaaaaaagaagaaaaaaaaaaacaaagccaagTGATTCGGAGACGACTCCCGCCTGTTTATACGGCCTTTGCtgggaagagaagaaaaaaaagtggcctATTAAATCAGGTTGCCGGTAATGGCATCCTCTTATAAGCGTTTACTACATTGAGTTTTATATACAGGCAAGTTAAGTGCAGAACTATAATTTGAAGTTAATGAGCTGACAACTAGACTTGTATGTAGTTCTTTCACACCCTCAAAAAGTTGACCATCAGGtataaactgattttttttttacatgatactATTACATTTGAATGTGATCATCAGGTAAATACATGAAGAGTATCACAGAAAAATCTGGAAATGAGCATTATCACGGATAAAATCTTAAATATGTCAATCATGACGCTTTTACGTGATAAAAAACAATCATGTAAAAAGGCATTCGTTTAAAAACGCCATATACGTACATTTTAAGAATCGGTGATCATAATTATCATGTTTTAATAAGTGATAAGTCTAATATTTTAGCATGAAAACATGATTATGATcccatttttaaatcttatctcattttctgaacctctttatcttcgccgggggtgctggagccaatcccagctgatttaCGTGATTATGACAAAATGTGATACAGTGTAAtgaattatttcaattttatattTGATTGTGTCATGTAAAATCCTCATAAGTATCatgtatagaaaaaaatatgtaaaaatgagATACTTTATGAGTGGTTAACCATCATCACATAATAGTAATCATGTTAAAGGGGATATTCAACTTTTTTAGGGCGTGTCAACAATCCGCTTATACGACAAAATAATTTAACGTCTTCAGCTCAAGTACCGTTATTACTATATATTACTATACAAGACACggcacaaaaaaaggcaagcgGTTACTGTCATGCGGGTCAAAAGTGGACTCACTCTGCAGGCAAAATTTAGAAAGGCCTTGACGGAAAAGCCCAACGGCACTCAGTggcgaaaaaaaaagcacttttgtcACATATTTTGACAGCAACCATAAAATGGCGAGCTACTACTTTCCGCACATGTTATGTACACAAACACCCTCCCCCGAGCTTCTGCGGATGAAAAGCCAGCCTTTCGTGCCAAGTATACAGTATATTCAAGTACAGTATGTGCACAATTATACTCTATgttataaatattatttgtttaaataatcaacaaatgaaGCGCACAGaagtcctccaaaaaaaaaaaaagtgtatgaaGGCTTTGGGTGCTTCAAATCATGGAGAcaggagaataaaaaaaagtggtaaTGGTTACGGAACAGCGATGAGGTAGCTGTGCAGGAAATAGTCAACTAGGTTGGAAATTAGCATTCTTGCCGTCTCCGAATCTCCCCAAAAACTCTTTATAAAAATGGTGTCAATTTTCTCCTTCGAGCGACACACgatgtataataatataaaaacgccgacaaaataaaaatatggcaCTCAAACAAGGACCCCGCAAACACCCacccaaccacacacacacacacacacacacactaacaaaaGAAGcgctacttaaaaaaatgtcttaaaaacaaaaacgcatCTGTGGTGGGAGTTTTGACCGGACGGTTTGTGTTAGATGTGCGCGCATACGAGTCCGGTGCCCGCCCGGGAGAAGGGATGGGTCAGTCAGGGCCACAACACGGCAGCAACGTTAGTGTCGGCGCTGTAGATCCACAGCACCAGAGGCAGGCAGACGGCCACGAAGGGCCAGGAGATGCCCTCGGCGCATGCGGACAGAGGGCGCCCTTTGCGACCCGCCGCCGTGGCCGTCGCCGCCTTCTCTGGTCGTTTACCCAAGTCCAGGTGGTGCCTGGCCGTAAACTTGAGCAGCTCGTCCAGCAGGATAACCGGCATGGAGATTTTCAGCACCATCATCCACTGGGTGGCGTCCAGGGGGGTGATCTGGAAAATGACCTGGAGAGAAAAGAGGGAGGGAGTCACGCATGTCTGTGTGAGATTTAAAGACTCTATATTATcttcagttaaaaaatacatatatacatttgtagaatcttttaaaaaggcCTCAATCTTTAATAAATAGAAACCAAACTAACAAAATTCTCTCTTTTTGTCAACTCATTGGTTAGCATTCCCAAGTCCAAATTCTATTCTATCAGACTTTCCCACattccatattttctcacatataagccgcacctgcatataagccgcacccttaaaattgccttaaaatcattgtaaTTTACAATTTCCCACAAGcgagttttttttcacattttttgcaaGACATtgttgattttcaaaataaatttctcgtgcattatggcgtttcgtccttGTAGTTCCGTGCATGTCAAGTTtaatttgtgtgcatataagccatacccttgattcagtcagcATTtattttagcgacaaatacagctaatatgaaagaaaatacagtacttagcTTTCAAGAAATTTAAAGCCCAAATGTCCCCAATTTAGAAAAATGAGGTTTCAGACTTACTGGAAGAGGCTCCACGTAGAGGATTAAAAAGTGGAGGGACATGGAGAGGCAAATGGCCCCCAAAAGCCAAATGTTCTCCCAAGGAGGCATTCGAAGCAGGGACTGGTTCTCTGACAAACTTTGTTGAAAAGACAAACGATAAGAAGCTCACTCATTGAGCGCAAACGTTGCTATTGGGAAGCTTTTCTACCTGTTGAGGGCGTTGCACATCTCGATGGTGACGAGCACCGACAGAGCCATCGTCATTGGGTACGGGGACTCAAACACCTCGCAGTCCAGGCCGTCAAAGTCCGGGTTGTCGTCGCTGCACTGGAGGAAGTGACTCTGCGGAGAAAGGCGCTCAATGAATTGTTTTTTCTACCcacatattaaaacaaaaaagtgtccGGCTGCATTAGCGCTTCCGCCTACCAGctggtacaaggtgatctgaggTCCATCGTCCGAGACCGTAAACCACCAGGCCGCGGCTCCCACCGTGGCAGCACCGACGTAACCTGGAAACAAAGAGGGCAGAAGCTCACGCTCGGGCGCCTCCCCAAATATCCTGAGGAAAGCTGCTGCCGAAGAGTCCTCACCGCCAATAGCCAGATAACGAAAGAAGAGCCATCCGGAAATGAGCGGTTCTTTGGCATTGCGGGGTGGCTTCTCCATGATGTCCAGGTCTGGGGGGTTGAAGCCCAACGCGGTCGCGGGAAGACCGTCCGTCACCAGGTTGACCCACAACAACTGAACCGGGATCAGCGCTTCGGGAAAACCCAGCGCCGCGGTAAGAAAGATACTGTTGGGAAAGACATGCAACGTCAATACCATTAAATAAAGACTCCAAAAAGGTGGGATACGACGTTGCTAACTTACCAGACGACTTCCCCTACATTGGAAGATATAAGGTATCGGATAAACTGCTTCATATTGTTGTAAATAGCTCGGCCTTCTTCAACGGCGGCCACAATAGAAGAGAAGTTGTCATCGGCGAGGACCATCTCCGAGGCCGACTTGGCCACGGCGGTGCCAGAGCCCATCGCAATGCCTATCTCTGCCTTCTTTAGGGCAGGGGCATCGTTCACGCCGTCTCCTGTCTGAACAACACGAGATCTTTCCATCATTATTACGTATATTTATTCCAGCAGTGCACAAAAATAATCTTATCCGTGGCTCCCAACGCTGGTTTAGAGATAAGACCATAAGTGACCTACCATAGCTGTGATCTCGTCAAATCCTTGCAGGAACTCCACGATTTTGGACTTGTGTGAGGGCTCCACACGTGCAAAGCAACGCGCGGTGATGACAGCGTGACGCTGGGTGTCGGGCGCCAGCTCATCAAATTCTCTCCCGGTGAAAGCCATCTGGTCCACATTGTCGTCCTCGGAGAAAATGCCGATTCGGCGGCAGATCGCCACGGCCGTGCCCTTGTTGTCCCCGGTGATCATGATGACGCGAATGCCGGCCTGGCGACACAACTTGATGGAAGCCGCCACCTCTTGTCTGGGAGGATCCAGCATGCCCACGCAGCCGACGAAGGTCAGGTCCGACTGGACAAAAGGGGACCAGAACATTCGTACTGCGCGGCTCTTAAATGAATCTAAAGCTAGAGCGAGCGGTCACCTCATAAATTCCGAATTTGCCGGGGTCAGATAGTATCATGTCCTCCATCTTGGGTGGGCTGTCTCGTGTGGCCAGAGCCAGACACCTCAGAGTATCTCGACCGGTTCCATATTCGCGAATCACAGACATGATCTTTTCCTTGATACTTTTGGTCAATGGAACTTTGCTGTTACCCACTCTGACATGGGTGCACCTCTCGATAACGCCTTCTGGTGCTCCCTGCGATAAAGAGGATGGAATATCTGTCAGGCAAACGAAGATGAGGCTGGTTATTTGCATTGTTATGTCCGAGTATACCTTAACAAACATTTTTCCCAAGGAAGAACGGGACTTATTAGGTGTGCAGTAGACCGACATGGACTTTCTGTCTCTGGAGAACTCCAGAGTGCACTCTTTCTTCATCAGCTGTTTGATAACCTGAAGTCCAACCAAAAATAAAGGTGAGCACATCTGTTTTAGACAAGCGAGACGAACAAGGTGGAAATTGGTGTCACTCAACGGAGTTGCAGGCGTTAGCTCTGTCAATCTTGGACAGGCTGTCGACTTCTGTGTCAAAGACGTTCATTTTCTCTACAAGACAGGTCAGAGCAGTCTCTGTCGCCTCGCCCACCTTTTCATACACTCCTTTCACCTGAAAcggatttcatattttaatgattTAGCATTGAGCATTTTCGAGACCAAATGTTAACTAAATATACCAATGGATTGGATGGCGTAGCATCAGAATTGGTTTCTAATTGAGCGAAACATGccacaaaataaaagcttttttatCCTCCTTATTGTGCATTCATTGGATGGTCCAACTTAGTCCATAAAATAGTGTGTTAAAGACACCAATTGTCTGTTTCACATCTCCCTTCCGCCAATGTGTGTGATTCTATAACACACTTCAGATCACAGTGAGACAACTAAAAATAGCAGTGTGTATACTACCATCTGAAAAAAGTGTATTGGATGCAGTACAAACCTCATTGAAGTCCAGCGACGAGTCATTACACAGTGCACAGATGGTGGCCAATTCCACCAGAGCATCATACTGCGAGGGTTTCACTTTTTTACCGTCCTGGAATCTGTGGATAATTACAGTGAGTCTATCATTGTTGGGCATCCAATTGACTGCCTCTACCACAAATGAAAAGCAATTACTCACACGTCGCCTTCTGGTGCGTAAGTAGAACCTGTGATGGTAAACTCGGACAGAGAGCAGTTCTCGCCATCTGCCTTGTTGATAATGAACATCTAGGAATTAAAAGGACTGCATTAGCAGGGCAAAAATCACATTCGCTAAAATCAGATTTCAGAGACACAGCAGGTGGCAGTAGAAGCCACAGAAATCCCCAGTGGACCTCAGCAGTCTCTTCTTTGAGcctgtttttcacattttctttagATGGTGGCTTTCTGCCTTACATGTACATAGCCTTATGGCAGGGGGTGCATAGAAGAAGAAATAGCCTGAAGAAAGTGCAGGCCAAAAGCTGCATCACACAGGGAGATGTTTTATTCTCCCACTCACATAGACGTTATACAAACCCCCAGGGTGACAAGAAACTGATTATGACCATAAACTAGTTCACATCTACCATGGCAACTGGGAAAC
It includes:
- the LOC144195025 gene encoding sarcoplasmic/endoplasmic reticulum calcium ATPase 2-like; the encoded protein is MENAHTKSVEEVYTFFSVNESTGLSLDEVKRQREKYGLNELPAEEGKSLWELVLEQFEDLLVRILLLAACISFVLAWFEEGEETITAFVEPFVILLILIANAIVGVWQERNAEDAIEALKEYEPEMGKVYRQDRKTVQRIKARDIVPGDIVEIAVGDKVPADIRICSIKSTTLRVDQSILTGESVSVIKHTDPVPDPRAVNQDKKNMLFSGTNIASGKAVGVVVATGVNTEIGKIRDEMAATEQEKTPLQQKLDEFGEQLSKVISLICIAVWIINIGHFNDPVHGGSWIRGAVYYFKIAVALAVAAIPEGLPAVITTCLALGTRRMAKKNAIVRSLPSVETLGCTSVICSDKTGTLTTNQMSVCRMFIINKADGENCSLSEFTITGSTYAPEGDVFQDGKKVKPSQYDALVELATICALCNDSSLDFNEVKGVYEKVGEATETALTCLVEKMNVFDTEVDSLSKIDRANACNSVIKQLMKKECTLEFSRDRKSMSVYCTPNKSRSSLGKMFVKGAPEGVIERCTHVRVGNSKVPLTKSIKEKIMSVIREYGTGRDTLRCLALATRDSPPKMEDMILSDPGKFGIYESDLTFVGCVGMLDPPRQEVAASIKLCRQAGIRVIMITGDNKGTAVAICRRIGIFSEDDNVDQMAFTGREFDELAPDTQRHAVITARCFARVEPSHKSKIVEFLQGFDEITAMTGDGVNDAPALKKAEIGIAMGSGTAVAKSASEMVLADDNFSSIVAAVEEGRAIYNNMKQFIRYLISSNVGEVVCIFLTAALGFPEALIPVQLLWVNLVTDGLPATALGFNPPDLDIMEKPPRNAKEPLISGWLFFRYLAIGGYVGAATVGAAAWWFTVSDDGPQITLYQLSHFLQCSDDNPDFDGLDCEVFESPYPMTMALSVLVTIEMCNALNSLSENQSLLRMPPWENIWLLGAICLSMSLHFLILYVEPLPVIFQITPLDATQWMMVLKISMPVILLDELLKFTARHHLDLGKRPEKAATATAAGRKGRPLSACAEGISWPFVAVCLPLVLWIYSADTNVAAVLWP